TGGAGGCCGCCCATCCCGGCCGCATCGACCTGGGCATCGGGCGTGCCTCCGGCGCCGATCCGGTGGCATCAGCGGTGTTGCGCGGAGCAACCGGCCGCGGTGACCGCGACATTGACGATTTCCCGGACAATCTCGCCGACTTGATCGCCCTGCTGACTACGGCGGGAGTGTCCGTGCAACTGGCAGATCGCAGCTATGTACTGAGGTCGACTCCGCACGCGGTGACAAGACCGCGGGTGTTCGTGCTGGGCTCCTCTATGCAGTCGGCTCAAGTCGCTGCGGCCCAGGGCCTGCCCTACGTATTCGGCCATCACCTGTTCGGCGAGCACACTGACGAGGCACTGACGTACTACCGGTCACAGTTCGTCCCGAGCGAGCTTGCCGCCGAGCCGGCCGCGTTCCTGACCGTCAACACCGCGGTAGCCGAAACACACGACGAGGCAACGGCTTTGATCCTTCCCTATCTGCGGCTGCAAGCCCAGACGGCGACCGGACAACCACCTGGCCGCCTGGAACTGGTCGAGGACGCCGAGCAGGCGGCCCTGACCCCGCAGCAACACCGCGTCGCGCAGGGGGAACTCTCGCGCGCGGTGGTCGGCACGCCGGCGGAGGCGCTCACCCAACTGCGGGAACTGGCCGACCGGTTCGGCGTGGACGAGTTGATGCTCAACCCGGTCGCATCCGCCCGCCGGGGCACCGACCCGGCCAGCACACCGGGACGCGAATCCACCCTGCGACTGTTAGCTGACGCAGCCTCGGCAAAGTGAACAATAGGTGAAGGCAAACCAACGCCAGAGGGCTGCTCGGTGAATGTTTCGGGTGCCTTTTCCAACTGTCAATGAACAACTGCTGACAGTCTCCGAAAAGTGCCCTTCGCGGCTGTGTGTCGCGCGTCAGATCGCATAGCGTCGGGTCTGCGCTCAA
The window above is part of the Mycolicibacter sp. MU0102 genome. Proteins encoded here:
- a CDS encoding LLM class flavin-dependent oxidoreductase, which encodes MRLSVLDLTPVRTDQSTSNALAATMRLAKVADELAYTRYWVAEHHNIPSVAATSPAVLTAMIAAATSRIRVGSGGVMLPNHAPLAVAEQFALLEAAHPGRIDLGIGRASGADPVASAVLRGATGRGDRDIDDFPDNLADLIALLTTAGVSVQLADRSYVLRSTPHAVTRPRVFVLGSSMQSAQVAAAQGLPYVFGHHLFGEHTDEALTYYRSQFVPSELAAEPAAFLTVNTAVAETHDEATALILPYLRLQAQTATGQPPGRLELVEDAEQAALTPQQHRVAQGELSRAVVGTPAEALTQLRELADRFGVDELMLNPVASARRGTDPASTPGRESTLRLLADAASAK